In Endozoicomonas sp. GU-1, one DNA window encodes the following:
- a CDS encoding FKBP-type peptidyl-prolyl cis-trans isomerase: MIFKALASVTLFSYSLCSFAALETDSDKLSYSLGVSMAEQLKQFDGINVNAVIQGVEDNLGNQILQLSQDEVTYFIDLAQVQKNNLEQVQYQAAAQESLEKSQLFMTENSKKPGIVVLDSGLQYRVLTKGTGIKPSLTDQVTVHYEGRRIDGTLFESSYTRNQPATFQLNRVIAGWTEGIQKMPEGSTWELFIPSTLAYGSSGIPGIIGPNEAIIFKVELRDVNKSS; the protein is encoded by the coding sequence ATGATCTTCAAAGCACTTGCCAGCGTTACCCTGTTCTCTTACTCACTGTGTTCATTTGCCGCTCTGGAAACAGACAGTGACAAATTAAGCTATAGCCTCGGAGTGTCTATGGCAGAGCAACTGAAACAATTTGATGGGATCAATGTTAACGCCGTTATCCAGGGGGTAGAGGATAATCTTGGCAACCAGATTTTACAGCTGTCACAGGATGAAGTCACCTACTTTATAGATTTAGCGCAGGTGCAAAAGAACAACCTTGAACAGGTTCAGTACCAGGCAGCAGCGCAAGAGAGCCTGGAAAAAAGCCAGCTTTTTATGACAGAAAACAGCAAAAAACCAGGCATTGTTGTGCTGGACAGTGGTTTGCAGTACCGGGTACTCACAAAAGGTACTGGCATCAAGCCATCCCTTACTGATCAGGTCACCGTTCACTATGAAGGCCGCCGGATAGACGGAACCCTTTTCGAAAGCTCATACACTCGAAACCAACCTGCCACTTTCCAGTTAAACCGGGTTATCGCGGGCTGGACAGAAGGAATACAGAAAATGCCTGAAGGTTCTACCTGGGAGCTTTTTATTCCCTCGACTCTGGCCTACGGCTCCAGCGGTATTCCCGGAATCATCGGACCTAATGAGGCAATTATTTTCAAGGTAGAACTCAGGGATGTGAACAAAAGCAGTTAA
- the rsd gene encoding sigma D regulator, with translation MLEGCQTAKERWGGVSEIIDRWLNERQELIVLYCSINGMDQFDDDKRPVVSKLKELCQILVDYASAGHFEVYEQLIQEAREFNDGGVELAHTVLPKLEENTSRCLKFNDSCESISSLQKLQGAVSELGETLAERFSLEDKMIETLHESHRERLTGS, from the coding sequence ATGCTGGAGGGTTGCCAAACGGCTAAAGAACGTTGGGGAGGTGTATCAGAAATTATTGATCGCTGGCTCAACGAGCGTCAGGAGCTGATCGTCCTTTACTGCTCCATCAATGGAATGGATCAATTTGATGATGACAAGCGTCCGGTAGTCAGTAAATTAAAGGAACTGTGCCAGATTCTGGTGGATTATGCGTCAGCTGGTCACTTTGAGGTTTACGAGCAGTTGATTCAGGAAGCCCGGGAATTTAATGATGGGGGCGTTGAGCTGGCTCATACGGTGCTGCCAAAGCTTGAAGAGAATACCTCAAGATGTTTGAAATTTAATGACAGTTGTGAATCAATCAGCTCGCTGCAGAAACTCCAGGGCGCTGTATCGGAATTAGGTGAAACGCTGGCAGAACGTTTCAGTCTTGAAGATAAAATGATAGAAACTCTGCATGAATCCCACCGGGAAAGGCTCACGGGATCATGA